The following coding sequences are from one Fimbriimonadaceae bacterium window:
- a CDS encoding DUF255 domain-containing protein yields the protein MPGLSPRQSYRVTANTVVYWVLVGTVAFFVKPFIPPLVNQRLASSKAGYVRQASGQLIEWQEMSPAVFERSRETGKPVFVAIGTEWSDISSDLDKRVFSSGDVSERLNRDFIPVRVDAQMYRAWSSCFLQLTRAEQGWETHSQLLFLSGGGRILKVVDVSSAVGRLDDIRFIAILDEVRYPKPSTESDSAEVQQRRENQSLDEGFEQAVADPDSYRDGLLAALVPDRPGLGSGPNQLLPSRDFAFLIGAGQQQAVQAQVDSLMRTPAFSWLDGVFFRSARDDRWRRVSLSVSAARNADMLEVLGALTKGKPGSPDRRIADQIFESLLDRFVSDGKFYAASCTDIGPDQRSARYSLSYSRARRVFGQDAGHAADLFGLDPGRNPLMLPFAGTWPIPSSKSGPFLALVDRMRAAEQSTPATMAGESSLDVGSRVASALLRYAASTGQQDQLDRALAASDRLQAALVNDSDVVHSFNSVPGTTYLGDFTNFAELELTRFRLFGDVASLESGRKVLDSAWNRYTSNVPGVVFNAKFSAYGDVAENWTLPKLVDDDLPSTCAQMAYLLRAYASLEPNTAVRSTMRERADQIVRAMAPAAAKISRQLGTFYLAALWAQADTAVFTVGPDSVRTARLWDPLATLAWTYPAVASVRPDIQARGPGIYVETNGSVVGPLTVDQVQSRLAQRQSSVDAP from the coding sequence ATGCCCGGTTTGTCGCCCCGGCAGTCTTATCGGGTCACCGCCAACACCGTCGTCTACTGGGTGTTGGTCGGGACGGTCGCATTCTTTGTCAAACCGTTTATCCCCCCGTTGGTGAACCAGCGGCTCGCCTCGTCCAAGGCCGGGTATGTGCGCCAGGCCTCGGGACAACTGATCGAATGGCAGGAAATGTCACCGGCCGTCTTCGAAAGGTCGCGCGAGACGGGCAAGCCGGTGTTTGTCGCCATCGGGACGGAATGGAGCGACATCTCGTCCGACCTGGACAAGAGGGTCTTCTCTTCGGGCGACGTCTCCGAGCGGTTGAACCGTGATTTCATTCCGGTGCGCGTGGACGCCCAGATGTATCGGGCGTGGTCGTCGTGCTTCCTCCAGCTGACCCGGGCCGAGCAGGGTTGGGAGACCCACAGCCAACTGCTCTTTTTGTCCGGCGGCGGCCGCATCCTCAAGGTCGTCGACGTCTCGTCCGCGGTAGGACGGCTCGACGACATCCGGTTCATCGCGATCCTCGACGAAGTCCGCTACCCGAAGCCTAGTACCGAGTCAGACTCGGCTGAAGTCCAACAGAGGCGTGAGAACCAGTCCCTTGACGAGGGCTTCGAACAGGCGGTGGCGGATCCTGACAGCTATCGCGACGGTCTGCTCGCCGCTCTCGTGCCGGACAGGCCGGGCCTGGGATCTGGCCCGAACCAACTCCTCCCCAGCCGAGACTTCGCCTTCCTCATCGGAGCGGGCCAGCAGCAAGCGGTCCAGGCCCAAGTTGACAGTCTGATGCGGACCCCGGCGTTTTCTTGGTTGGACGGGGTCTTCTTCCGCTCGGCCCGCGACGACCGGTGGCGACGGGTCAGCTTGAGTGTCTCGGCGGCGCGAAACGCCGACATGTTGGAAGTCCTTGGTGCCTTGACCAAGGGGAAGCCTGGGTCGCCGGACCGGCGGATCGCCGACCAGATCTTTGAGTCCCTTCTTGACCGCTTTGTAAGCGACGGCAAGTTCTACGCGGCAAGCTGCACCGACATCGGGCCTGACCAGAGGTCGGCCCGCTACAGCCTGTCGTATTCGCGGGCGCGGCGCGTCTTCGGCCAAGACGCCGGACACGCTGCCGACTTGTTTGGGCTCGACCCAGGGCGGAACCCGCTCATGCTCCCCTTCGCGGGTACTTGGCCGATACCGTCGTCAAAGTCGGGCCCCTTCCTGGCGTTGGTCGACCGCATGCGTGCCGCTGAACAGTCGACCCCGGCGACGATGGCGGGGGAGTCCAGCCTGGACGTCGGTTCGCGGGTGGCGTCGGCCTTGCTCCGCTACGCGGCGTCCACCGGCCAGCAGGACCAACTTGACCGGGCCCTGGCCGCTTCGGACAGATTGCAGGCCGCCTTGGTCAACGACAGCGACGTGGTCCACAGCTTCAATTCTGTGCCGGGCACCACTTATCTGGGCGACTTCACCAACTTTGCCGAACTCGAACTGACCCGGTTCCGCCTCTTTGGCGACGTCGCCTCGCTTGAGTCGGGGAGAAAGGTGCTGGACTCGGCATGGAACCGCTACACCTCGAACGTGCCGGGCGTCGTCTTCAACGCCAAGTTCTCGGCCTACGGCGATGTCGCGGAGAACTGGACCCTTCCGAAGCTGGTCGACGACGACCTGCCTTCGACATGCGCGCAGATGGCGTACCTCTTGCGTGCCTACGCAAGCCTAGAGCCAAACACAGCGGTACGCTCCACGATGCGCGAGCGGGCCGACCAGATCGTCCGCGCGATGGCCCCGGCGGCGGCGAAAATCTCGCGGCAACTGGGAACGTTTTACTTGGCCGCCCTCTGGGCACAGGCCGACACCGCCGTCTTCACCGTCGGGCCAGACAGTGTCCGGACGGCGCGGCTGTGGGACCCGTTGGCGACCCTGGCGTGGACATATCCCGCCGTCGCCTCAGTCCGACCGGACATCCAGGCCCGCGGGCCGGGCATCTACGTGGAGACAAACGGCAGCGTCGTCGGCCCGCTGACGGTGGACCAAGTCCAGTCCCGGTTGGCCCAGCGTCAATCGTCGGTCGACGCACCCTAG
- the gatC gene encoding Asp-tRNA(Asn)/Glu-tRNA(Gln) amidotransferase subunit GatC: MSISLDEAKHVARLARIELDGAELMSFQAKLNALLGHFEDIQHLDVTGRLPKPHAVALSNVMADDVPGECLPRDVALALSAETKAGLHIVPTIIED, encoded by the coding sequence ATGTCGATTTCTTTGGACGAGGCCAAGCACGTCGCGAGACTGGCGAGGATCGAGCTTGACGGAGCGGAGTTGATGAGCTTCCAAGCCAAGCTCAACGCGCTGCTCGGTCACTTCGAGGACATCCAGCATCTCGACGTCACCGGCCGTTTGCCGAAGCCGCATGCGGTCGCCCTCAGCAACGTCATGGCTGACGACGTGCCGGGCGAGTGCCTGCCTAGGGACGTCGCCCTCGCCCTCTCCGCCGAGACCAAGGCCGGGCTCCACATCGTCCCCACGATCATCGAGGACTGA